Below is a window of 'Nostoc azollae' 0708 DNA.
CGCGTTTGCATAAAAATATCCACCAGCGAAAATACAATTATCTTCCAAGGGTTCAAGTTCTAAATACAATAATCCTTTATATGGTTGTGTGTCTATATCATTAAATACACATACTTCTCTAAGTTCGGTGTTAGTTATTATTTTTTGATGTACTAATCCCTTGATCTGTGAAGAATAATTGATATTAAGGAGATTAATCTTAAATTTACCTTTTACATTCAGGTTAATATTGATAGAGTTTATATTTGTATGTTCTTGCCATTTTTGAATTGAGAAAGAATTGAAATAAGTGTCAAAACTGATAATTTCAGATTTATTAATCTCAATGATATTTTGTTCATAATTCATGGAAAATTCAGAGTTTAATCGAAAATACAGTTCTTCGACAGTGCATATATCTAAATTCGGCAAAATAATATTCTGCAATTTAACAGTCGTTTGTACATTCTGATGGGTGGGTCGTGAATTTAGCAAAGCTTGTGACATTTAAAATCCTTCCTTGTAATAATAAGTTGAAATTGCAATTAGAGAGAGAGGATGGTATTAATTAACTTGATGCAGGTTCATACCGCTTTTCCAACCAACCCGAATTCCTTCAATGGTTTGTTGAATATACTTTATTAAAACTGAGTTAGGAATATGATGGGTGAATTTCAGACGGATAATTCTCAACCAACAACGATAGGTAATGAGTAAAAGCAAACGGGTAACGAATATAGGAAATAAACCTCTTGTTAATCCATGCTTGATAGCAAAGTAAGTTGTATTTTTTGCTAAGGAATACCAACAGGTGAGATGTTTTTGATCAATCCGATTGTGGCTAGGTTGGGGATAATGATCTATTACTACATCAGCATAGTGAACTTCATATCCTGCTTGAATTAAACGTAAACAAACATCTGTTTCATCGAGAAAGTAGTCAAAAAATTCATCATAGCCATTAATCTTTTCCAAAATGTCTTTGCGAAAAGAACAATTAGTTCCCATTAACCCGTTAAACCATAAGCCATTTGCTTGGTTATAGTTTGTAGCATCAGCAGAACGAATAGCAATAGTTTCGCTGAAAAGATTGGTGATTCCCCGGTGGAATTGTAGGGGATAACCAGGACGAGTTAAATCACGCACTGTACCTCCAACTGCTGCACATTTTTCATCATGTATGGCGTAAATATCTAGTAACTTCTCAATCCATTCAGACGGTGGAATGGCATCATCATCGAAAAATGCCACAATTGAACCTGTTGCTAATTTGATGCCCATATTTCGGGAATAACTGATGTTTTTTGGTTCAACTTGTAGAAAATTTATCTTCAAATTATTTTTGCTAGACACTTGATTGACCATTTCAATTGTTTGATTTGTTGATGAAGCATCAATCACAATAACTTCAAAGTTTTGATAGTGAATTAGTTCTAGTGATTGCAAAGCCTTTTCTAAACAATTGGGGCGATTACTTGTACAAAGTATGATTGAAACTAGAGGAGATAAGGGAGTAGGCATGATTTCTGGTATTGACGATAACTTCAGCTTGCGAATTTGCCAGTATATCTGCCACATTTCGTTACTAGTCTTCATAACTGCCTTTGTCAAAACTAACGGATTAATGACAACAGGCACATAACCATTACCTGTAAAGTAGTAAACCCATTTTGCGAGATTGAGAACGTCAAGAGTCGGATGTTGATAAGTAACAATGGCAATATCAATTGGTTTCCAAAACCAAGCAATTATCCATAACCAAATGCGACTGAATTTATTAGGTAAAGGCCAAAAAGTAACTTTTTCATCAACTTCTATCTTTTTGAGGTTCTGACTTTGAAACTCGTCTTGATAGATACTAGATTGCACAAAAACTTTAGCTGGCTCATGAATAATCTCTCCTAAAGGATACTCAGTATAATTAATTTTTCTGAGCATCTTTCCCTGAACACCATTGATAAAGTCTTGAAAACCTGCAATAGAAATTTCAGCTAGAAAGTATCTTCCTGTAGCAGCGTAATAAACTAGTCGGGGAAAACTCACAACCACTCTTTTTAATAAAAGTTCTGGTCGATGTTTTTGCCAACAGTAACAAAGATTACGCTCATCATAATAATTCATCCAAGGTCTAGATTTGAAATCAGGAGAATCGTGCCAAACTATTGAATGTGGATTTACCGCAATAACCCATCCAGCTTGTTTGACTCGTAAACACCATTCCACATCATCAAAGTGTAAAAAGTAATCTTCAAATACTCCCATATTTTGTACAATTTTACACCGCACTAATAGTGAGGCTGCTGCACAGATATCTACATTAACGTAGGGTTTACCTTGAAGAATATCTTCTGTGGATATATTTACTTGATTGCCAAAGTTGACTTTTAAGTGGGCTTTTTTATTGTTAATAAAGCTACCAATTTCCTGAATAGCATTGGGTTTCTGTAGCTTCCGAATTTGTGAACCTACTACGCCAACTTCTTCATAATTCTGTAATGTATTAATTAATGGTATTAGTGCTAGAGAATCTAGACGAATATCATCATCAAGTAGCCAAATATAATTGTAATCAAGTTTACTAACAAACTGTAGTCCGCAGGAAAATCCTCCAGAACCACCTAAATTACTACCAGTTTGTAAAACCTTAACTTGATCAGAATAATATTTTTCTATGTAAGATTGAGTACCATCTGTTGATGCATTATCTACAACATAGATATCAATATTAATATCTGGTAGTTCTAGTTTATTAAGGTCTTTTAGAAGTAGACAAACCTGGTTCATTTTATTCCATGTAACAATAATGATAGCAAGTTTGGTAATCTTCATTTAGTTCCTGAATTTGCTTATTATATTTAGTTTGTATTAACAGTTTATAACTAAATATTTTTATTTCGTCAATACCAATTTGCCACGTAAGGATTCAGGTCTAAGGTAGAGGGATTTAAAGAAGGTGTATGGAAAGCAGAGTGAACCATGGCTTTCATAGGTTTGTCAAAAAACTCAATTAGAGAAAGTGCTTGATGGCGACAAGTTTGTATAACCGTCAATAAATTGGCACGATGTTGGAATAGCTCCAGAGAAAGAGAACCACCACAAACTTTTCGTTGTATCATTGCTAAACCTAACCTTGGTTCAGCTAAATTATGATCAAGGTCTATTGCCTAAGGAAGGTAAGAGTTTACCAGGTTCTCCTGGGGCTTGATCAATGAATGAATGAAAGATTCAAATTTTGGTTGAAACTAGGATGGGCAAGTTAAGAATTCATGAAGGTTTTGGGTTTGTTGGAATAAAGGGTAGTTTTTAAAACCTTCATCTATGAGGTCCATGAATTTTGTGCCAATTTCTTGGTGATTTGAGCCAGGAATCTTGATTAGTGTCTTGAAGTGAGGGGGTAGGGTAGATGTGCCTGACATTTCTGTTGAGCTGTGACCGGATAACCGTTATAGGCAGTAAGGTCATCAGAACTGAGTACACCAGAGTAACTTGAACCCACAATGGATTCTAATTCGCCAGGACAAGGAGTATCAGACCCATGAAATAAAGGGAAGTCACTATTGGCAAAAATCCATAACCATTGTTTCAGCCCTTTGACTACCCAGGGTGTTTCATCCCCAAGGATATGAGGCTGGGTTTGTTTTATCCACTGTTTGAGGCTATGAATACTTTGAGCCACTGGACCATCTATTCCTTCATTGGTACCTACTAATGTTCCCACTCCAATTTCTATTTGACCCAGTTCCCACAACAACAAGTGTTGTTTTTCATAGGGTCAATGGCCCTAGTTATTGCTCCATCCCAAAAAAGCTTGTCCTGTGATTCCTATATCTTGTCCCGGTAAGATCTCTGGTGACCAGTGTGGCCTTTGTGTTTCCCCACACACACTCCAAATCCACTTCCATTGGCCTATCCACCAAGTCCCCTACTTGTTGTGTTTGGATTTTTATTGGTTCGCCAAACAATTGCCCCTGAGCTCACCATCCACACACTTGCCGTCCCACTATCTCAAATCTATCTACTCCACCAAACACCTTTCTCCTTTTTCCTCTATGCCCTGGTTGTCCTCTTGGTTTCCGTTTTGGTCTCTGGTTTTCTTCTGGTTTCTCTTGTTGTTTATTCTCGGTTTTTTTGAGGATGTATCCCGACGGTGGTTTGGATCATGTTATGGTCTCTAAATCTCTACTGACTTTGAGTTTCTCTATTTGTTTTTCCAGTTCTACTACTCTATTTCTTAGGTTCTCTATACTTTTCCCCTGGTCAATAATGATTTCTACCAGTTGCTCTGTTCCCAACTGCTTCAATATCTCTCTGTCTGGTTTTGGTGGCAGCTTCTTTTCCATAACTGCTATATTCTGCCTCTCCTATCACACTTGTCAATACCCCACTACCTGAATCTTTACCAGGAAAGTTTATTTGAGTATGTATTTTTATTTATCTTACTTCTAAAGACTGAGCTTATTACGACTAATAAAAGGTAATAATGCTCGAATATTTACCAGGTTATATTGTTGAGTTCGTCTGTCTATAGAGTAATTGTTTGTAGTCAAAAAACGTTATTCATGTAAAAAGTCCCATCTACTTGTAGGTGAGGATTTAGTTATTGATTAGTATTAATAAGTGTGGGTAATTGATAGTCTTCCCTTGTTTTACATGTTTCCTCTCACCTGTTAAGAGTTCCAGTGATGTACAGCTAACTACGGAACTGAAAGCAACCCAGCAAAGCTAAGGGTTAAACCACTCAATGGTATTAATAAACGAAAAATAGGTAAGCTCCCTCCCGCAATGGTACAAATTAGTTACTCCTAAAGAAGCACTATTATTTGATCCTAACCCATAGGTTAAACCTCGTAAGATTAATGAAATCATTACCCAACCAACCTATTTCGGCATTTATTAACCGTGCCATATAAGTTAATGTTAATAAACAAGCAAAGAAAATACCGTCGGCTATAGTGATATTTTTTAAGCTCATTGGTAGAGATAAATACCGCAGTAATATCCATCACAAAGAGTAATATGGCTGGTGCTAACAGTAATAACCGGGGTATAATGCCACTATTTTTAATTTGACTGTAAGGATTCAGCTGGTGGGGTATTGACAAGTGTGATAGGAGAGGCAGAATATAGCAGTTATGGAAAAGAAGCTGCCACCAAAACCAGATAGAGAGATATTGAAGCAGTTGGGAACAGAGCAACTGGTAGAAATCATTATTGACCAGGGGAAAAGTATAGAGAACCTAAGAAATAGAGTAGTAGAACTGGAAAAACAAATAGAGAAACTCAAAGTCAGTAGAGATTTAGAGACCATAACATGATCCAAACCACCGTCGGGATACATCCTCAAAAAAACCGAGAATAAACAACAAGAGAAACCAGAAGAAAACCAGAGACCAAAACGGAAACCAAGAGGACAACCAGGGCATAGAGGAAAAAGGAGAAAGGTGTTTGGTGGAGTAGATAGATTTGAGATAGTGGGACGGTAAGTGTGTGGATGGTGAGCTCAGGGGCAATTGTTTGGCGAACCAATAAAAATCCAAACACAACAAGTAGGGGACTTGGTGGATAGGCCAATGGAAGTGGATTTGGAGTGTGTGTGGGGAAACACAAAGGCCACACTGGTCACCAGAGATCTTACCGGGACAAGATATAGGAATCACAGGACAAGCTTTTTTGGGATGGAGCAATAACTAGGGCCATTGACCCTATGAAAAACAACACTTGTTGTTGTGGGAACTGGGTCAAATAGAAATTGGAGTGGGAACATTAGTAGGTACCAATGAAGGAATAGATGGTCCAGTGGCTCAAAGTATTCATAGCCTCAAACAGTGGATAAAACAAACCCAGCCTCATATCCTTGGGGATGAAACACCCTGGGTAGTCAAAGGGCTGAAACAATGGTTATGGATTTTTGCCAATAGTGACTTCCCTTTATTTCATGGGTCTGATACTCCTTGTCCTGGCGAATTAGAATCCATTCTGGCTTCAAGTTACTCTGGTGTACTCAGTCCTGATGACTTTACTGCCTATAACAGTTATCCGGTCACAGCTCAACAGAAATGTCAGGCACATCTACCCTACCCCCTCACTTCAAGACACTAATCAAGATTCCTGGCTTCAATCACCAAGAAATTGGCACAAAATTCATGGACCTCATAGATGAAGGTTTTAAAAACTACCCTTTATTCCAACAAACCCAAAACCTTCATGAGTTCTTAACTTGCCCATCCTAGTTTCAACCAAAATTTGAATCTTTCATTCATTCATTGATCAAGCCCCAGGAGAACCTGGTAAACTTTTACCTTCCTTAGGCAATAGACCTTGATCATAATTTAGCTGAACCAAGGTTAAGTTTAGCACTGACACAATGAAAAGTCTGTGGTGGTTCTCTTTCTCTGGAGCTATTCCAACATCCTGCCAATTTATTGATGGTTATACAAACTTGTCGTCGTCAAGCACTTTCTCTAATTGAGTCTTTTGACCAACCTATGAAAGCTATGGTTCACTCTCCTTTCCATACACCTTCTTTAATCCCTCTACCTTACAACTGAATCCTTATATTTGACTAGTGCTTGTAAAAACACCAAAGGGATTTTTGACAGAAACATTATCATCAAATATCCAGATAAATTGGGTGCTGTTTGCATCACCTTTATTTTCTGTAGGAACAATACCACTAGTAAAGTCGGCATTTTTAAAATTAGCTGTTGCTGTGAGCCGGAATTGAGAAAGCAGTTAATTGGCGGAATTATAAACCCAACGTGGTCTACCTTGGGCTTGATAGGTAACTCTAAATGTTGTTTCTTGTCCTGGTTCTAAGTGAAATGGAAAACCATAATCACCGGGATTGGTTTGTTTTAATCTTCTTCCGTCTCGTACTACTTTGTAACTAGCTAGTAGTGAGTAACCATAAGGTGGTGTTGTTTCAAAAAGGAAACTATTAATATCACTTAGTGGATTTACAACTTTGTAATCGTCAGTGTAATCTGTGCTATAAATAGCACTGAAATTCTGAACATTGACACTTTGGTCAATCTTGACTTGAATTTGTGAGGCGGGTAAGTTGAGGTAGCGGGTAACTTTTTGTTTATCATTGACTTTAACTATTCTACCGTTAACTTGCCTTTTATAGGTGTATGCTTCTTCAGTAATGTAACGTATTTGGGGTGCATTTTGTTCTATCTAATGTATCTCCTGCGACACTTTCAGCTACTTGTGCCACTTTCGCTTGTTTCCACTGGTGGAAACAAGCGAAAGTGGAAGTCAGGAAAAATCTGGTAATTAATAAAACTAAATATTAGGGCTAAATATTGTAGTCATTTTAGTAGTTGGGAATAACGAATAGACCATTCTCCAAAGAAAACTACTTGTTCGGTGGTTTTGCGTCTGAGGGAAAAACTTATTAGTGCGATCGCAACTCCTAAAGCTACAATCAAAAATACAAATAACAATGAATCTTGAATTACTTTAGTGCCAAACTGCACTAAAGTAATTCAAGATGTGTTAAATCTGGCAATCCGGGAATGCCTTGGACAGATATGGAAATTTTTAGAAAATTTAAGCACTTTGACAGATGTAATTTCACAAAAGTTTCTGCAAAAATACTAGGAATAGATTGTTAAATTTAATGATAATTCCTTGATGGTAGAAACCTCTAGATTTATCCGTGGTATCAATCCAAAGTCCCAAATCTATAATCGGATGACTAAAATCCAGTTACTACAAATCAACAAATCGGAGCAAACCATCACTAATTTAATTACTGCTATGCCTGATGTTTACTACCAAGCACCTTGGATAGAGCTAGAAGCCAAACACAAGGAAAAAGCCATAACTCATTTGCTAGATTGGTGGTTAATTTAAAATAACTAAGGATATATTAACTGTACTTACGTTTTTTCATCCTGATGGAAAATTATAAAATAAGATATGCTGATCGCTATTGATTTTGGTACTAGTAACACTGTCATTACCCGCTGGAATCCTGTCACCCAGCAACCAGAAACCCTAAGTTTCCCGGGTTTATCAATTCAACAAAATCTCAATCCCCCACTGATTCCCAGCTTAGTCTATGTAGAAGATGCTACCCAGGGAAAAGTCTTAGTTGGGCAACAAGTGCGCGATCGCGGGCTGGATATTAAGGCTGAACAAAGGTTTTTCCGAAACTTTAAACGGGGTATAGGTGCAAATACGCAAGGATTTTTACCAGAACTAGATGGGAAAAATATTACCTTTGAACAAGTAGGAGAATGGTTCTTAACCAAGGTGATTACTGAATTAGCACCTATAGAAGGTCCTTTAGATTCTTTAGTCTTAACCGTCCCTGTAGACAGCTTTGAAGCTTATCGTTACTGGTTAGGCAAAGTTTGTCAAGCACTGCCTGTTCCACAGGTGCGGATGTTAGATGAACCAACAGCTGCTGCTTTGGGTTATGGTTTATCAGCACAGGAAAATCTGTTGGTAATTGACTTTGGAGGCGGTACTTTAGACTTGTCTTTAGTGTGTTTAGACAAAAAGGTAGCAGATGCAAAACCTGTGGGATTTCTGCTGAAATGGGGTAATAAATTCCTTGCTGAAGACTCAAAACAAAAGGTAAAAACTGCCCGTGTTTTAGCTAAAGCCGGACAAAATTTAGGCGGTACAGATATTGATAATTGGATAGTAGATTACTTTGCCAAAAGTCAAGGATTACCAGTTAATTCCCTAACAACAAGACTAGCAGAACGGTTAAAAATTCAGCTATCTACCCAAGAACAAGCTAGTGAATTTTTTTTTGATAATGAGACTTTCGAAAGTTTTGAAATGGAACTTAATCGGAAGGGATTAGAAGAACTCCTCAAAGAAAATGGTTTTTTTGATAGATTGCATGATGCCATGATAGCACTATTACAGCAAGCCAGACGACAAGGAATAGAACTTGATGATATTAATGCTGTTTTGTTAGTCGGTGGTTCTGTACAGTTGCAGGCAGTACAGACTTATGTGAATCAGTATTTTGAGCCAGAAAAAATCCGTTGTGAACGTCCCTTTGAAGCGATCGCCCAAGGTGCGCTACAAATTACCCAAGGGATGGAAATTAAAGACTATCTCTATCACAGTTATGGTGTACGTTATTGGGATCGTCGCAACCAATGTCACAGTTGGCAACCCATTGTCAAAGCCGGACAGGCTTACCCCATGACCCAACCAGTAGAATTAGTATTAGGGGCTTCAATGGAAAATCAACCCAGTATAGAGTTAATTTTGGGAGAATTTGGAGCTGAAACAGGGGGAACAGAAGTTTATTTTGATGGTGATCGCTTAATTACTCGCAATATTAAATGTCTAGGAAGCACAGTCAAACCCCTCAACGATAAAGAAGGTGCGAGAAATATAGCCCAACTCATACCGCCAGGCTTTCCAGGCAGCGATCGCATTAAAGTCCAGTTTCAAGTCGATGAACAACGTTTTTTAAGAATTACTGTTGAGGACTTGTTAACTAA
It encodes the following:
- a CDS encoding glycosyltransferase family 2 protein; protein product: MKITKLAIIIVTWNKMNQVCLLLKDLNKLELPDINIDIYVVDNASTDGTQSYIEKYYSDQVKVLQTGSNLGGSGGFSCGLQFVSKLDYNYIWLLDDDIRLDSLALIPLINTLQNYEEVGVVGSQIRKLQKPNAIQEIGSFINNKKAHLKVNFGNQVNISTEDILQGKPYVNVDICAAASLLVRCKIVQNMGVFEDYFLHFDDVEWCLRVKQAGWVIAVNPHSIVWHDSPDFKSRPWMNYYDERNLCYCWQKHRPELLLKRVVVSFPRLVYYAATGRYFLAEISIAGFQDFINGVQGKMLRKINYTEYPLGEIIHEPAKVFVQSSIYQDEFQSQNLKKIEVDEKVTFWPLPNKFSRIWLWIIAWFWKPIDIAIVTYQHPTLDVLNLAKWVYYFTGNGYVPVVINPLVLTKAVMKTSNEMWQIYWQIRKLKLSSIPEIMPTPLSPLVSIILCTSNRPNCLEKALQSLELIHYQNFEVIVIDASSTNQTIEMVNQVSSKNNLKINFLQVEPKNISYSRNMGIKLATGSIVAFFDDDAIPPSEWIEKLLDIYAIHDEKCAAVGGTVRDLTRPGYPLQFHRGITNLFSETIAIRSADATNYNQANGLWFNGLMGTNCSFRKDILEKINGYDEFFDYFLDETDVCLRLIQAGYEVHYADVVIDHYPQPSHNRIDQKHLTCWYSLAKNTTYFAIKHGLTRGLFPIFVTRLLLLITYRCWLRIIRLKFTHHIPNSVLIKYIQQTIEGIRVGWKSGMNLHQVN
- a CDS encoding Hsp70 family protein, producing the protein MLIAIDFGTSNTVITRWNPVTQQPETLSFPGLSIQQNLNPPLIPSLVYVEDATQGKVLVGQQVRDRGLDIKAEQRFFRNFKRGIGANTQGFLPELDGKNITFEQVGEWFLTKVITELAPIEGPLDSLVLTVPVDSFEAYRYWLGKVCQALPVPQVRMLDEPTAAALGYGLSAQENLLVIDFGGGTLDLSLVCLDKKVADAKPVGFLLKWGNKFLAEDSKQKVKTARVLAKAGQNLGGTDIDNWIVDYFAKSQGLPVNSLTTRLAERLKIQLSTQEQASEFFFDNETFESFEMELNRKGLEELLKENGFFDRLHDAMIALLQQARRQGIELDDINAVLLVGGSVQLQAVQTYVNQYFEPEKIRCERPFEAIAQGALQITQGMEIKDYLYHSYGVRYWDRRNQCHSWQPIVKAGQAYPMTQPVELVLGASMENQPSIELILGEFGAETGGTEVYFDGDRLITRNIKCLGSTVKPLNDKEGARNIAQLIPPGFPGSDRIKVQFQVDEQRFLRITVEDLLTNDTLVENQIVAQLS